Proteins encoded within one genomic window of Glandiceps talaboti chromosome 3, keGlaTala1.1, whole genome shotgun sequence:
- the LOC144432984 gene encoding dual specificity protein phosphatase 18-like yields MAMDMSQITDYLYLSSGAAACSGRNLRLKGITFIVNVTPTSTKRPTGLDIQTMQVPINDVPAASLSPYFDSVADKIREEKVRGGKILVHCVAGVSRSSTMCIVYMMKHESLSLRKAHDYIKARRSVIRPNLGFWKQLINYEMRLYGRNTVRIVPSYIGLIPDIYMV; encoded by the coding sequence ATGGCTATGGATATGTCACAAATCACAGACTATTTATACTTAAGCAGTGGTGCTGCAGCTTGCAGTGGAAGAAACCTTCGTTTGAAAGGCATAACGTTTATTGTGAATGTGACTCCAACATCAACCAAACGCCCCACAGGTCTTGACATCCAAACCATGCAAGTGCCTATCAATGATGTCCCCGCAGCCTCACTATCACCATATTTTGACAGCGTTGCTGATAAAATCAGAGAAGAAAAAGTGCGAGGTGGAAAAATATTAGTTCATTGTGTCGCGGGTGTAAGCAGATCCAGTACCATGTGTATCGTATACATGATGAAACATGAAAGTTTAAGTTTGCGTAAAGCTCACGATTATATTAAAGCACGTCGCTCTGTGATTCGTCCAAATTTAGGATTTTGGAAACAGTTGATTAATTACGAGATGAGATTATACGGAAGAAACACAGTACGTATTGTACCGTCGTATATAGGATTGATACCAGATATCTATATGGTTTGA
- the LOC144432850 gene encoding dual specificity protein phosphatase 18-like has translation MAMFSYSVFHTLSQITDYLYLSSGAAACSGTNLRIKGITFIVNATQTATKPPTGLDIRTMQVPVNDVPTALLSPYFDRVADKIREEKLRGGRTLVHCVAGVSRSTTLCIVYLMKHESLSLREAHDYIKARRSVIRPNLGFWKQLINYEMRLYGRNTVRMVPSSLGWIPDVYEKEVKNMVW, from the coding sequence ATGGCTATGTTTTCATATTCAGTGTTCCATACTTTGTCACAAATCACAGACTATTTATACTTAAGCAGTGGAGCTGCAGCTTGCAGTGGAACAAACCTACGTATCAAAGGCATAACTTTTATTGTGAATGCAACCCAAACAGCGACAAAACCCCCGACAGGTCTCGACATCCGGACCATGCAAGTGCCCGTCAATGACGTCCCGACAGCTTTACTATCGCCATATTTTGACAGAGTTGCTGATAAAATCAGAGAAGAAAAATTGCGAGGCGGAAGAACATTAGTTCATTGTGTCGCGGGTGTGAGCAGATCCACTACCCTGTGTATCGTATATTTGATGAAACATGAAAGTTTAAGTTTGCGTGAAGCTCATGATTATATCAAAGCACGTCGCTCTGTGATTCGTCCAAATTTGGGATTTTGGAAACAGTTGATTAATTACGAGATGAGATTATACGGAAGAAACACAGTACGTATGGTACCGTCGTCTCTAGGATGGATACCAGATGTCTATGAAAAAGAAGTGAAAAACATGGTTTGGTAA
- the LOC144453998 gene encoding spermine synthase-like isoform X1 produces MSVATTLLNFHFNTEVLHDPVNKKTTLQDVHSVLKEAGYDGEFWSSDLGENGLLAVCAGKDGSRVATMRAYPHGLLTLDLQLCNTDKKTEVEDTHVQDIESKVKKLLDCKKTKRFPAIQRGCKIDNYIPTADNRLIEYDFDETVYEENSPYQNIKIMHSPQFGNVLILDDDPNLAESDLPYTKAILGNGREDYKDKEVLILGGGDGGILHEVLKENPKYITMIEIDQLVIDGAIKHLRGICYDSMDKLEGDNYLVRVEDCIPALEAYVKEGKQFDFVINDLTAIPISTEPRGSQWDFLRLILDFSMKVLKPTGKYYTQGNGANSKNALAMYEEQLKKLEHPVDFKKETICVPSYLELWVFYEIWKKQS; encoded by the exons TGAATAAAAAGACAACTTTGCAAGATGTTCACAGTGTATTGAAAGAAGCCGGATATGATGGTGAATTCTGGTCTTCAGATTTGGGTGAAAATGGACTGTTAGCTGTGTGTGCAGGCAAAGATGGAAG TAGAGTTGCTACAATGAGAGCATATCCCCATGGACTTCTAACACTGGACTTGCAGCTATGTAATACAGATAAAAAAACTGAAGTAGAGGATACACATGTACAGGACATCGAAAGCAAGGTCAAAAAGTTATTGGATTGTAAAAAGACAAAAAG ATTTCCAGCAATACAACGAGGTTGTAAAATTGATAACTACATACCTACAGCTGACAATCGTCTTATTGAGTATGATTTTGATGAAACAGTATATGAAGAAAACTCACCTtaccaaaatattaaaatcatgcACTCACCACAGTTTGGTAACGTGCTTATTCTGGATGATGACCCAA ACCTTGCAGAGAGTGATTTGCCGTACACCAAGGCTATCTTAGGAAATGGACGGGAAGATTACAAGGATAAAGAAGTTCTTATtcttggtggtggtgatggcggTATTCTACATGAAGTACTCAAAGAAAATCCCAAATATATTACTATGATTGAAAT TGATCAGCTGGTTATTGACGGCGCCATCAAACACTTACGAGGGATATGTTATGATTCCATGGATAAGCTAGAGGGAGACAATTATTTG GTCAGAGTGGAAGACTGTATTCCTGCTTTAGAAGCGTATGTGAAGGAAGGCAAACAATTTGACTTTGTTATCAATGATCTAACGGCTATACCCATATCTACAGAGCCTAGAG GATCACAGTGGGATTTCTTACGACTTATCTTAGATTTCTCAATGAAAGTATTGAAACCAACTGGAAAGTATTACACTCAG GGCAATGGAGCCAATTCAAAGAATGCATTAGCCATGTATGAAGAACAGTTAAAGAAGTTAGAACATCCTGTGGATTTCAAGAAAGAGACAATCTGTGTACCATCTTATCTTGAACT CTGGGTGTTTTATGAAATCTGGAAGAAGCAGTCATAA
- the LOC144453998 gene encoding spermine synthase-like isoform X2, producing MSVATTLLNFHFNTEVLHDPVNKKTTLQDVHSVLKEAGYDGEFWSSDLGENGLLAVCAGKDGRVATMRAYPHGLLTLDLQLCNTDKKTEVEDTHVQDIESKVKKLLDCKKTKRFPAIQRGCKIDNYIPTADNRLIEYDFDETVYEENSPYQNIKIMHSPQFGNVLILDDDPNLAESDLPYTKAILGNGREDYKDKEVLILGGGDGGILHEVLKENPKYITMIEIDQLVIDGAIKHLRGICYDSMDKLEGDNYLVRVEDCIPALEAYVKEGKQFDFVINDLTAIPISTEPRGSQWDFLRLILDFSMKVLKPTGKYYTQGNGANSKNALAMYEEQLKKLEHPVDFKKETICVPSYLELWVFYEIWKKQS from the exons TGAATAAAAAGACAACTTTGCAAGATGTTCACAGTGTATTGAAAGAAGCCGGATATGATGGTGAATTCTGGTCTTCAGATTTGGGTGAAAATGGACTGTTAGCTGTGTGTGCAGGCAAAGATGGAAG AGTTGCTACAATGAGAGCATATCCCCATGGACTTCTAACACTGGACTTGCAGCTATGTAATACAGATAAAAAAACTGAAGTAGAGGATACACATGTACAGGACATCGAAAGCAAGGTCAAAAAGTTATTGGATTGTAAAAAGACAAAAAG ATTTCCAGCAATACAACGAGGTTGTAAAATTGATAACTACATACCTACAGCTGACAATCGTCTTATTGAGTATGATTTTGATGAAACAGTATATGAAGAAAACTCACCTtaccaaaatattaaaatcatgcACTCACCACAGTTTGGTAACGTGCTTATTCTGGATGATGACCCAA ACCTTGCAGAGAGTGATTTGCCGTACACCAAGGCTATCTTAGGAAATGGACGGGAAGATTACAAGGATAAAGAAGTTCTTATtcttggtggtggtgatggcggTATTCTACATGAAGTACTCAAAGAAAATCCCAAATATATTACTATGATTGAA ATTGATCAGCTGGTTATTGACGGCGCCATCAAACACTTACGAGGGATATGTTATGATTCCATGGATAAGCTAGAGGGAGACAATTATTTG GTCAGAGTGGAAGACTGTATTCCTGCTTTAGAAGCGTATGTGAAGGAAGGCAAACAATTTGACTTTGTTATCAATGATCTAACGGCTATACCCATATCTACAGAGCCTAGAG GATCACAGTGGGATTTCTTACGACTTATCTTAGATTTCTCAATGAAAGTATTGAAACCAACTGGAAAGTATTACACTCAG GGCAATGGAGCCAATTCAAAGAATGCATTAGCCATGTATGAAGAACAGTTAAAGAAGTTAGAACATCCTGTGGATTTCAAGAAAGAGACAATCTGTGTACCATCTTATCTTGAACT CTGGGTGTTTTATGAAATCTGGAAGAAGCAGTCATAA